The following are encoded together in the Xanthomonas sacchari genome:
- a CDS encoding methyl-accepting chemotaxis protein: MNVLAHLKIRDKLIVAFAVTTLLTLVLGALTYSRTNLSIAEFRRIQHDWVPATQAMAEVRAQLGEFRTYELAQLARADDPKAQADYFKRMQKVRTEVAKNQQVIATMMRDAKQVQMYAGVQETLKAYLQANNEMGAALRAGDVAGAQTISDTRSRALRRTLFDRIVALTEYNVAELNREMDRADSQLSNTKTLILALLGLAVLFAGVTAWLIARGMARQLHAAKRLSQAVARGELEGATYPHGKDEIGELMDDMLIMRSRIHTVIRAQEEMARQHAYGTISYRMDENAFPGEYGQMVKGTNDLVASHIAVKMRLLDIIKRYAIGDLSEDMDRLPGEKAVLTETMDMAKQNLTAMSEQIKQLAEAAAAGAFGTRGDPERFQYGFRTMVQDLNAMMDVSDRNLGELSTLLQAIAAGDLTARMHGEYHGVFGRMRDDANATAAQLAAIVGRIQAAAANINVASTEIASGNGDLSRRTEQQAASLERTAASMEELTSTVKQNAEYARQANQLAAGAAAVASQGGDVVGQVVTTMNGIEASSKKIADIIGVIDGIAFQTNILALNAAVEAARAGEQGRGFAVVATEVRTLAQRSANAAKEIKGLIDESVGRVAEGSALVDQAGRTMQEIVTSVQRVTDIMSEIAAASQEQSAGIEQVNQTVVQMDESTQQNAALVEEATAAARSMEDQAGQLGAAIAAFKLDTYHGVAANAPTAPARTGTRPVARPRPAIAAVATSEAQWQEF; this comes from the coding sequence ATGAACGTCCTCGCGCACCTGAAAATCCGCGACAAGCTGATCGTCGCCTTCGCCGTGACCACGCTGCTGACCTTGGTGCTGGGGGCCCTCACCTACTCGCGCACCAATCTCTCGATCGCCGAGTTCAGGCGCATCCAGCACGACTGGGTACCGGCGACCCAGGCCATGGCCGAGGTACGCGCGCAGCTCGGCGAATTCCGCACCTACGAACTGGCGCAGTTGGCGCGCGCGGACGATCCCAAGGCCCAGGCCGACTACTTCAAGCGCATGCAGAAGGTGCGCACCGAGGTGGCGAAGAACCAGCAGGTCATCGCGACGATGATGCGCGATGCCAAGCAGGTGCAGATGTACGCCGGCGTGCAGGAAACCCTGAAGGCCTACCTGCAGGCCAACAACGAGATGGGCGCCGCGCTGCGCGCCGGCGACGTGGCCGGCGCGCAAACGATCTCCGACACCCGGTCGCGGGCGCTGCGCCGCACCCTGTTCGATCGCATCGTGGCGCTCACCGAGTACAACGTCGCCGAACTGAATCGGGAAATGGACCGTGCCGACAGCCAGTTGTCCAACACCAAGACGCTGATCCTGGCGCTGCTGGGGCTGGCCGTGCTGTTCGCCGGCGTCACCGCCTGGCTGATCGCGCGCGGCATGGCGCGCCAACTGCACGCGGCCAAGCGTCTGTCGCAGGCGGTGGCGCGCGGTGAACTGGAGGGCGCCACCTATCCGCACGGCAAGGACGAGATCGGCGAGCTGATGGACGACATGCTGATCATGCGCTCGCGCATCCACACGGTGATCCGCGCGCAGGAAGAGATGGCACGCCAGCACGCGTACGGCACCATCAGCTACCGCATGGACGAGAACGCCTTCCCGGGCGAATACGGGCAGATGGTCAAGGGCACCAACGACCTGGTGGCCTCGCACATCGCGGTGAAGATGCGCCTGCTGGACATCATCAAGCGCTACGCGATCGGCGACCTGTCCGAGGACATGGACCGCCTGCCCGGCGAAAAGGCCGTGCTCACCGAAACCATGGACATGGCCAAGCAGAACCTGACCGCGATGAGCGAGCAGATCAAGCAGCTGGCGGAGGCGGCGGCGGCCGGTGCGTTCGGCACGCGCGGCGACCCCGAACGGTTCCAGTACGGCTTCCGCACGATGGTGCAGGACCTCAACGCGATGATGGACGTCAGCGACCGCAACCTGGGCGAGCTGTCGACGCTGCTGCAGGCCATCGCCGCCGGCGACCTCACCGCGCGGATGCACGGCGAGTACCACGGCGTGTTCGGGCGCATGCGCGACGACGCCAACGCCACCGCCGCGCAGTTGGCGGCCATCGTCGGCCGTATCCAGGCCGCCGCCGCCAACATCAATGTCGCCTCCACCGAGATCGCCAGCGGCAACGGCGACCTGTCGCGCCGCACCGAGCAGCAGGCCGCCAGCCTGGAGCGCACCGCCGCCTCGATGGAGGAACTGACCTCCACCGTGAAGCAGAACGCCGAGTACGCGCGCCAGGCCAACCAACTCGCCGCCGGCGCGGCCGCCGTCGCCTCGCAGGGCGGCGACGTGGTCGGCCAGGTGGTCACCACCATGAACGGCATCGAGGCCTCGTCGAAGAAGATCGCCGACATCATCGGCGTCATCGACGGCATCGCCTTCCAGACCAACATCCTGGCGCTCAACGCGGCGGTCGAAGCCGCCCGCGCCGGCGAACAGGGCCGCGGCTTCGCCGTGGTCGCCACCGAAGTGCGGACGCTGGCGCAGCGTTCGGCCAACGCCGCCAAGGAGATCAAGGGCCTGATCGACGAGTCGGTCGGCCGCGTCGCCGAAGGCTCGGCCCTGGTCGACCAGGCCGGCCGCACCATGCAGGAGATCGTGACCTCGGTGCAGCGCGTCACCGACATCATGAGCGAGATCGCCGCCGCCTCGCAGGAGCAGTCGGCCGGCATCGAGCAGGTCAACCAGACCGTGGTGCAGATGGACGAGAGCACCCAGCAGAACGCCGCGCTGGTGGAGGAAGCCACCGCCGCGGCGCGCTCGATGGAGGACCAGGCCGGCCAGTTGGGCGCGGCCATCGCCGCCTTCAAGCTGGACACCTACCACGGCGTCGCCGCCAACGCGCCGACCGCTCCCGCCCGCACCGGAACCCGGCCGGTGGCGCGGCCGCGGCCGGCCATCGCGGCGGTCGCGACCAGCGAGGCGCAGTGGCAGGAGTTCTGA
- a CDS encoding methyl-accepting chemotaxis protein has product MSSRSLLTRLSDLPLRRKFLWQTVLLGAGIVLLAVIAARMQYLDIRNTREQALKGQIELALGVVRAYAAEVDKGSMPLEEAQRTALRTLESMRARDGVDYFYVHDMHPTMLMHPTRKDLVGKDIGQVLSADGKPVFREFVKVAEAGGGYVDYLWPKPGNDKPVEKVSYNAPFAPWHWVIGTGVYMDDVQGQALIFTGVMTLAGGILVLLTFGINWLIGSSVLRPVARSLDAIRAVSRGDLSVRIDNPGRDETGQMLGATGEMIRMLERFSNETARMAVLHADKDMSHRMPEDFPGVYGDLAASINRMMFEHLDAIVDAIAVLNEYANGDLRRDARRLPGSRAVLHESMDAAKASLLAINTEIKRLAAAAAAGDFSVRGDAARFQHDFRLMVQDLNAMMEVSDRNLGKLSTLLQAIAAGDLSARMHGEFHGVFARMREDANTTADQLADIVGRIQAAARSIHGATTELATGNEDLSRRTEQQAANLEETAASMEELTSTVKQNAEHARQANQLAVGAASVASQGGDVVGRVVETMSGIEASSKKIADIISVIDGIAFQTNILALNAAVEAARAGEQGRGFAVVATEVRTLAQRSANAAKEIKTLIDDSVGRVSEGSALVDQAGRTMSEIVTSVQRVTDIIGEIAAASREQSMGIEQVSSTVAQMDQAIQQNVAVVEEAGASARALEEQGRRLGEAAAVFRLDAAPAGTDGGAGTAPPATARTAARQAPLRLVRTAGPTVGAD; this is encoded by the coding sequence ATGTCGTCTCGCTCACTGCTCACCCGTCTCTCGGATCTGCCGCTGCGCCGCAAGTTCCTGTGGCAGACCGTGTTGCTGGGTGCCGGCATCGTCCTGCTGGCGGTGATCGCCGCGCGGATGCAGTACCTGGACATCCGCAATACCCGCGAGCAGGCGCTGAAGGGACAGATCGAACTTGCGCTGGGCGTGGTACGCGCCTATGCCGCGGAAGTGGACAAGGGCAGCATGCCGCTGGAGGAAGCGCAACGCACCGCCCTGCGCACGCTGGAGTCGATGCGGGCCCGCGACGGCGTGGATTACTTCTACGTGCACGACATGCACCCGACCATGCTGATGCACCCCACCCGCAAGGACCTGGTCGGCAAGGACATCGGCCAGGTGCTCAGCGCCGACGGCAAGCCGGTGTTCCGTGAGTTCGTGAAGGTGGCCGAGGCCGGCGGCGGCTACGTCGACTACCTGTGGCCCAAGCCCGGCAACGACAAGCCGGTGGAGAAGGTCTCCTATAACGCGCCGTTCGCGCCCTGGCACTGGGTGATCGGCACCGGCGTCTACATGGACGACGTGCAGGGGCAGGCCTTGATCTTCACCGGCGTCATGACCCTGGCCGGCGGCATCCTGGTGCTGCTCACCTTCGGCATCAACTGGCTGATCGGCAGCTCGGTGCTGCGCCCGGTGGCGCGCAGCCTGGACGCGATCCGCGCGGTGTCGCGTGGCGATCTCAGCGTGCGCATCGACAATCCCGGCCGCGACGAGACCGGCCAGATGCTGGGCGCCACCGGCGAGATGATCCGGATGCTGGAGCGCTTCTCCAACGAGACCGCACGGATGGCGGTGCTGCACGCCGACAAGGACATGTCCCACCGCATGCCGGAGGATTTTCCCGGCGTGTACGGCGACCTGGCCGCGAGCATCAACCGCATGATGTTCGAGCACCTCGACGCCATCGTCGACGCCATCGCCGTCCTCAACGAATACGCCAATGGCGACCTGCGCCGCGACGCCCGCCGCTTGCCCGGCAGCCGCGCGGTGCTGCACGAGTCGATGGATGCGGCCAAGGCCAGCCTGCTGGCGATCAATACCGAGATCAAGCGCCTGGCCGCCGCGGCCGCAGCCGGCGACTTCAGCGTGCGCGGCGACGCGGCGCGCTTCCAGCACGACTTCCGGCTGATGGTGCAGGACCTCAACGCGATGATGGAGGTCAGCGACCGCAACCTGGGCAAGCTGTCCACGCTGCTGCAGGCCATCGCCGCCGGCGACCTGAGCGCGCGCATGCACGGCGAATTCCACGGGGTGTTCGCGCGGATGCGCGAAGATGCCAACACCACCGCCGACCAGCTTGCCGACATCGTCGGCCGCATCCAGGCCGCGGCGCGCAGCATCCACGGCGCCACCACCGAACTGGCCACCGGCAACGAGGACCTGTCGCGCCGCACCGAACAGCAGGCCGCCAACCTCGAGGAGACCGCCGCGTCGATGGAGGAGCTGACCTCCACGGTCAAGCAGAACGCCGAGCACGCACGGCAGGCCAACCAACTGGCGGTGGGCGCCGCCTCGGTGGCCTCGCAGGGCGGCGACGTGGTCGGCCGGGTGGTCGAGACCATGAGCGGCATCGAGGCCTCGTCGAAGAAGATCGCCGACATCATCAGCGTCATCGACGGCATCGCCTTCCAGACCAACATCCTGGCGCTCAACGCCGCGGTGGAAGCGGCGCGTGCGGGCGAACAGGGCCGCGGCTTTGCCGTGGTCGCCACCGAAGTGCGGACGCTGGCGCAGCGTTCGGCCAACGCCGCCAAGGAAATCAAGACGCTGATCGACGACTCGGTCGGTCGCGTCAGCGAGGGCTCGGCCCTGGTCGACCAGGCCGGCCGCACCATGAGCGAGATCGTGACCTCGGTGCAGCGCGTGACCGACATCATCGGCGAGATCGCCGCGGCCTCGCGGGAGCAGTCGATGGGCATCGAGCAGGTCAGCAGCACCGTGGCGCAGATGGACCAGGCGATCCAGCAGAACGTCGCCGTGGTCGAGGAAGCCGGCGCCTCGGCACGGGCGCTGGAAGAGCAAGGCCGCCGGCTCGGCGAGGCGGCGGCGGTGTTCCGGCTGGACGCGGCGCCGGCCGGTACGGACGGCGGCGCAGGCACCGCGCCACCGGCAACGGCACGCACCGCCGCACGGCAGGCGCCGCTGCGGCTGGTCCGCACGGCCGGCCCGACCGTCGGGGCCGATTGA
- a CDS encoding methyl-accepting chemotaxis protein — protein MQWIKDLKVMPKLMLAFGVVLALMLIQGVAAYRGLHSLNGVASNVSAQVVPSVRTGGEMRGILGEYRNAAYQSLIRSSDALKKESAARKVALKKQMDQILAQYPPKIGSPQEKTIYERLVADWKKASASYQSVDEMLQLDLHDDAIDTFTGETRTLHNKVVDDVVALIAENDRQAKAAADAASGTYSKASATLLICLLIGLGAAVGLAVLFGRMLANSVRDAVKVASDVAGGKLDGHIDANGKDEFGELMQALKRMQQDLRGRIERDAAVAAENLRIRTALDNSSTGMFIVDLDYNIVYANPSMQGLTDKYAEQIHSVAPAFDSSLPLVGSPVTVLEYGNQHDPKTLSELEKKGVMEREMAYVDARIAQTITAIRDQHGTHIGFVCESRDRTLEAQVEQEVAKIVREAAAGDLSGRVGLDGKHGFFLQLAQQLNGLLQANGDSIGEVSKLLTSLSQGDLTARMHGDFKGVFATMRDDANATAEQLAAIVGRIQQAANAINAAAGEIAAGNDDLSRRTEQQAANLEETAASMEELTSTVKQNAEHARQANQLAAGAASVASQGGDVVGRVVETMSGIEASSKKIGDIISVIDGIAFQTNILALNAAVEAARAGEQGRGFAVVASEVRTLAQRSANAAKEIKGLIDASVGQVANGSTLVRQAGQTMTEIVASVQRVTDIMGEIAAASQEQSAGIEQVNQTVTQMDETTQQNAALVEEATAAARSMEEQAGQLTEAVSIFRVEQSAQAVATHAPHAVTTPKPAPVAKKPAAVAPAKPAVRARKAEPALADSDWQEF, from the coding sequence ATGCAGTGGATTAAAGATCTCAAGGTGATGCCCAAACTGATGCTGGCGTTCGGCGTCGTGCTGGCGTTGATGCTCATCCAGGGCGTGGCCGCCTATCGCGGTCTGCACTCGCTCAATGGCGTGGCCAGCAACGTGTCGGCGCAGGTCGTGCCGAGCGTGCGCACCGGCGGCGAAATGCGCGGCATCCTCGGCGAGTACCGCAACGCGGCCTACCAGAGCCTGATCCGCAGCAGCGATGCGCTGAAGAAGGAATCGGCCGCGCGCAAGGTCGCGCTGAAGAAGCAGATGGACCAGATCCTGGCCCAGTATCCGCCCAAGATCGGCAGCCCGCAGGAAAAGACCATCTACGAGCGTCTGGTCGCCGACTGGAAGAAGGCCAGCGCCTCCTACCAGTCCGTCGACGAGATGCTGCAGCTCGACCTGCACGACGACGCCATCGACACCTTCACCGGCGAGACCCGCACCCTGCACAACAAGGTGGTGGACGATGTCGTCGCCCTGATCGCCGAGAACGACCGCCAGGCCAAGGCCGCGGCCGATGCCGCCAGCGGCACCTACAGCAAGGCCTCCGCGACCCTGTTGATCTGCCTGCTGATCGGCCTCGGCGCGGCGGTGGGCCTGGCCGTCCTGTTCGGGCGGATGCTGGCCAACAGCGTGCGCGATGCGGTCAAGGTGGCCAGCGATGTGGCCGGCGGCAAGCTCGACGGCCATATCGACGCCAACGGCAAGGACGAATTCGGCGAACTGATGCAGGCGCTCAAGCGCATGCAGCAGGACCTGCGCGGGCGCATCGAGCGCGACGCCGCGGTGGCTGCCGAGAACCTGCGCATCCGCACCGCGCTGGACAATTCCTCGACCGGCATGTTCATCGTCGACCTGGACTACAACATCGTCTACGCCAATCCCTCGATGCAGGGCCTGACCGACAAGTACGCCGAGCAGATCCACTCGGTGGCGCCAGCCTTCGATTCGAGCCTGCCGCTGGTCGGCTCGCCGGTCACCGTGCTGGAGTACGGCAACCAGCACGATCCCAAGACCCTGTCGGAGCTGGAAAAGAAGGGCGTGATGGAGCGCGAGATGGCCTACGTCGACGCGCGCATCGCCCAGACCATCACCGCCATCCGCGACCAGCACGGCACCCACATCGGGTTCGTCTGCGAATCGCGCGACCGCACCCTGGAAGCGCAGGTCGAACAGGAAGTGGCCAAGATCGTGCGCGAGGCCGCCGCCGGCGACCTCAGCGGGCGCGTCGGCCTCGACGGCAAGCACGGCTTCTTCCTGCAACTGGCGCAGCAGCTCAACGGCCTGCTGCAGGCCAATGGCGACAGCATCGGCGAAGTGTCCAAGCTGCTGACCTCGCTGTCGCAGGGCGACCTCACCGCGCGCATGCACGGCGACTTCAAGGGCGTGTTCGCGACCATGCGCGACGACGCCAATGCCACCGCCGAGCAGCTGGCGGCCATCGTCGGTCGCATCCAGCAGGCGGCCAACGCGATCAATGCCGCGGCCGGCGAGATCGCTGCCGGCAACGACGACCTGTCGCGCCGCACCGAGCAGCAGGCCGCCAACCTCGAAGAGACCGCGGCCTCGATGGAGGAACTGACCTCCACCGTCAAGCAGAACGCCGAACACGCGCGCCAGGCCAACCAGCTGGCCGCGGGTGCGGCCTCGGTGGCCTCGCAGGGCGGCGACGTGGTCGGCCGGGTGGTCGAGACCATGAGCGGCATCGAGGCGTCCTCGAAGAAGATCGGCGACATCATCTCGGTCATCGACGGCATCGCGTTCCAGACCAACATCCTGGCGCTCAACGCCGCAGTGGAAGCCGCGCGCGCCGGCGAACAGGGCCGTGGCTTCGCCGTGGTCGCCAGCGAAGTGCGTACCCTCGCCCAACGCTCGGCCAACGCCGCCAAGGAGATCAAGGGCCTGATCGATGCGTCGGTCGGCCAGGTGGCCAATGGCTCGACCCTGGTGCGCCAGGCCGGCCAGACCATGACCGAGATCGTCGCCTCGGTGCAGCGCGTCACCGACATCATGGGCGAGATCGCCGCCGCCTCGCAGGAGCAGTCGGCCGGCATCGAACAGGTCAACCAGACTGTCACCCAGATGGACGAGACCACCCAGCAGAACGCCGCCCTGGTCGAAGAAGCCACCGCCGCCGCCCGCTCGATGGAAGAGCAGGCCGGCCAGCTGACCGAAGCCGTGTCGATCTTCCGTGTCGAGCAGTCGGCACAGGCCGTGGCGACGCATGCCCCGCACGCGGTGACCACGCCGAAGCCGGCACCGGTGGCGAAGAAGCCGGCGGCCGTCGCTCCCGCCAAACCCGCCGTGCGCGCCCGCAAGGCCGAACCGGCGCTGGCCGATTCGGACTGGCAGGAATTCTGA
- a CDS encoding chemotaxis protein CheW, whose protein sequence is MNDKTSSTSDATGGEFLSFTLGEEHYGVDILKVQEIRGYDSVTRVPDAPEYIKGVINLRGTIVPVIDLRLKLRLKEARYDAFTVMIVLNVENRVVGIVVDSVSDVIPLNQEQIRPTPEFGAAVDTRFISGIGTQDDKMLILLDIETLLDSAEFGQQHAHVDEAA, encoded by the coding sequence ATGAACGACAAGACCAGCTCCACCTCCGACGCCACTGGCGGCGAATTCCTCAGCTTCACCCTCGGCGAAGAACACTACGGCGTGGATATCCTCAAGGTGCAGGAAATCCGCGGCTACGATTCGGTCACCCGGGTCCCGGACGCCCCCGAGTACATCAAGGGCGTGATCAACCTGCGCGGTACCATCGTGCCGGTCATCGACCTGCGCCTGAAGCTGCGCCTGAAGGAAGCCCGTTACGACGCCTTCACCGTGATGATCGTGCTCAACGTGGAGAACCGCGTGGTCGGCATCGTGGTCGACAGCGTCTCCGACGTGATCCCGCTGAACCAGGAACAGATCCGTCCGACCCCCGAGTTCGGCGCCGCGGTCGACACCCGCTTCATCTCGGGCATCGGCACCCAGGACGACAAGATGTTGATTCTGCTGGATATCGAGACCCTGCTCGACAGCGCCGAGTTCGGCCAGCAGCACGCCCACGTCGACGAAGCCGCCTGA
- a CDS encoding flagellar brake protein: MAEGIPSDSPVPSSPEEEVEDDRFLLTKPRQIRQLLQSLIQQRSQVSAHVGGRDQAFSTALLDLDEDSLLLDLSVNEASNRAAEQAEYLLCFAQLDKVRVRFRIESPQRTDDDGQPGFRAALPESLYYLQRREHFRLETPITDSPLCVLRFEDDEGKVELKLRVVDISGGGLAVALVQGQPMPQLQQSYPNCVLQLPDADAIRLTLQVCNMYVCKLANGQDTLRVGMRFQDLPRGADAAIQRYVFRIERQRSARKSGVLS; this comes from the coding sequence ATGGCCGAAGGCATCCCCAGCGACTCCCCTGTCCCGTCTTCGCCGGAAGAAGAAGTGGAGGACGATCGTTTCCTGCTGACCAAGCCCCGGCAGATCCGCCAGTTGCTGCAGTCGCTGATCCAGCAGCGTTCGCAGGTCAGCGCCCACGTGGGCGGCCGCGACCAGGCCTTCTCGACCGCGCTGCTGGACCTGGACGAGGACAGCCTGTTGCTGGACCTGAGCGTCAACGAAGCCTCCAACCGCGCCGCCGAGCAGGCCGAGTACCTGCTGTGCTTCGCCCAGTTGGACAAGGTGCGGGTGCGTTTCCGCATCGAATCCCCGCAGCGCACCGACGACGACGGCCAGCCGGGCTTCCGCGCCGCGCTGCCGGAATCGCTGTACTACCTGCAGCGGCGCGAGCATTTCCGCCTGGAGACCCCGATCACCGACTCGCCGCTGTGCGTGCTGCGTTTCGAGGACGATGAGGGCAAGGTGGAACTGAAGCTGCGCGTGGTGGACATCAGCGGCGGCGGTCTGGCCGTGGCCCTGGTGCAGGGCCAGCCCATGCCGCAACTGCAGCAGAGCTACCCCAACTGCGTGCTGCAGTTGCCCGATGCCGATGCCATCCGCCTGACCCTGCAGGTCTGCAACATGTATGTCTGCAAGCTGGCCAACGGCCAGGACACGCTGCGCGTGGGCATGCGTTTCCAGGACCTGCCGCGCGGCGCCGACGCGGCGATCCAGCGCTACGTGTTCCGCATCGAACGCCAGCGCAGCGCCCGCAAGAGCGGCGTACTTTCCTGA
- a CDS encoding methyl-accepting chemotaxis protein: MSASPTQGHFLVGNERYVYLQKLAAQADRLFVAVSVVATLASLAAAWHEAAWTPWLAVSLPTLAVVALQVKLHPGSLLSRCTVALGLMVQAAVLIQQSGGMVEVHFGVILLIALLLYYRDWRPIVVAAAAIAVHHVLFFWLQHRGLPVLAFTADAGIGILVIHALYVVVETAILVPMAVQMRRQLLDVGHDPHDLAQAARAMAQQQPLSAAIRALDLPEGSIAHTLVAANAQLLRSREQDSEAQRETLRIRTALDDVTTNVMIADAERRIVYVNRPLLQMLSDVQDDLRRDLPQFDASDLLGKTIDVFHRHPEHQARMLAELKGTHRAQIRVGGHTMRLIVNPVTDATGNRLGFVVEWADRTEEVAVEEEIAGIVRGAVAGDLGGRIRLDDKHGFLLQLGEQINSMLAAGAAGLGHIQQMLRALAQGDLSRRIDADLQGVYANMKDDANATAAQLSAIVRQIQGASDAINTAAGEIAAGNEDLSRRTEQQAASLEETAASMEELTSTVKQNAEHAHQANQLAVGAAAVASQGGSVVGQVVATMSGIETSSKKIADIISVIDGIAFQTNILALNAAVEAARAGEQGRGFAVVASEVRVLAQRSAGAAKEIKDLIDDSVTRVAEGSALVDQAGKTMQEIVSSVQRVTDIMREIASASQEQSAGIEQVNQTVAQMDEATQQNAALVEEASASARSMEQEAGALARAVASFTLEQRPPLGASATVGNVRPVYKNAVLSR; the protein is encoded by the coding sequence ATGAGCGCCTCGCCTACCCAAGGCCATTTTCTCGTCGGCAACGAGCGCTACGTCTACCTGCAGAAACTGGCGGCGCAGGCCGACCGGCTGTTCGTGGCGGTGTCCGTCGTGGCCACGCTCGCCAGCCTGGCCGCCGCCTGGCACGAGGCCGCGTGGACACCATGGCTGGCGGTCAGCCTGCCGACCCTGGCGGTCGTTGCCCTGCAGGTGAAGCTGCACCCCGGCAGTCTGTTGAGCCGCTGCACGGTGGCGCTGGGCCTGATGGTGCAGGCCGCCGTGCTGATCCAGCAGTCCGGCGGCATGGTCGAGGTGCATTTCGGCGTGATCCTGCTGATCGCGCTGCTGCTGTACTACCGCGACTGGCGGCCGATCGTGGTCGCCGCCGCGGCGATCGCCGTGCATCACGTGCTGTTCTTCTGGCTGCAGCACCGCGGCCTGCCGGTACTGGCGTTCACCGCCGACGCGGGCATCGGCATCCTGGTCATCCATGCGCTGTACGTGGTCGTGGAAACCGCGATCCTGGTGCCGATGGCGGTGCAGATGCGCCGGCAACTGCTGGACGTGGGCCACGATCCGCACGACCTGGCGCAGGCCGCGCGTGCGATGGCCCAACAGCAGCCGCTGTCGGCGGCGATCCGCGCGCTGGACCTGCCGGAAGGCTCCATCGCCCATACCCTGGTGGCGGCCAACGCGCAGTTGCTGCGCAGCCGTGAGCAGGACAGCGAGGCGCAGCGCGAGACCCTGCGCATCCGCACCGCGCTGGACGACGTCACCACCAACGTGATGATCGCCGACGCCGAGCGCCGCATCGTCTACGTCAACCGGCCGCTGCTGCAGATGCTGAGCGACGTGCAGGACGACCTGCGCCGCGACCTGCCGCAGTTCGATGCCAGCGACCTGCTGGGCAAGACCATCGACGTGTTCCATCGCCATCCCGAGCACCAGGCGCGCATGCTCGCCGAGCTGAAGGGCACCCACCGCGCGCAGATCCGCGTCGGCGGCCACACCATGCGCCTGATCGTCAATCCGGTCACCGACGCGACCGGCAACCGCCTGGGCTTCGTGGTGGAATGGGCCGACCGCACCGAGGAAGTGGCGGTGGAAGAGGAGATCGCCGGCATCGTGCGCGGCGCGGTCGCCGGCGACCTCGGCGGGCGCATCCGCCTGGACGACAAGCACGGCTTCCTGCTGCAGCTGGGCGAACAGATCAACTCCATGCTCGCCGCCGGCGCGGCCGGCCTGGGTCACATCCAGCAGATGCTGCGCGCGCTGGCCCAGGGCGACCTGTCGCGGCGCATCGATGCCGACCTGCAGGGCGTGTACGCGAACATGAAGGACGACGCCAACGCCACCGCCGCGCAACTGTCGGCGATCGTGCGGCAGATCCAGGGCGCCTCGGATGCGATCAACACCGCCGCCGGCGAGATCGCCGCCGGCAACGAGGACCTGTCGCGCCGCACCGAGCAGCAGGCGGCCAGCCTGGAAGAGACCGCGGCGTCGATGGAAGAGCTGACCTCCACCGTCAAGCAGAACGCCGAGCATGCGCACCAGGCCAACCAGTTGGCGGTGGGTGCGGCGGCCGTCGCCTCGCAAGGCGGCAGCGTGGTCGGTCAGGTGGTCGCCACCATGAGCGGCATCGAGACCTCCTCGAAGAAGATCGCCGACATCATCTCGGTCATCGACGGCATCGCGTTCCAGACCAATATCCTCGCGCTCAACGCCGCGGTGGAAGCCGCCCGTGCCGGCGAACAGGGCCGCGGCTTCGCCGTCGTGGCCAGCGAGGTGCGGGTGCTGGCGCAGCGCTCGGCCGGTGCCGCCAAGGAGATCAAGGACCTGATCGACGACTCGGTGACCCGCGTGGCCGAAGGCTCGGCGCTGGTCGACCAGGCCGGCAAGACCATGCAGGAGATCGTGAGCTCGGTGCAGCGCGTCACCGACATCATGCGCGAGATCGCCTCGGCCTCGCAGGAGCAGTCGGCCGGCATCGAGCAGGTCAACCAGACCGTCGCGCAGATGGACGAGGCCACCCAGCAGAATGCCGCACTGGTCGAGGAAGCCAGCGCCAGCGCCCGCTCGATGGAACAGGAAGCCGGCGCACTGGCGCGCGCCGTGGCATCCTTCACCCTGGAGCAGCGCCCGCCGCTGGGCGCCAGTGCCACAGTCGGCAACGTGCGTCCGGTCTACAAAAACGCCGTGCTCAGCCGATAG